The DNA window CAATCGTCACCAGTAATTCGGAGTAGACCTTTGCCTGCTGGAGTTGCGTCGTGTGCAGGCTGGTCCCCGAATTGAACGCCGCCAGCCGCCCCTCATAGTCGCGGGTCAGGATCACAGCGCTCAGCGAAAAAAGCAGCTGGCAAAGGACAAAGCCCACTACAAACTTATATGTGAGGATACCGGTAAGCACCTGTTTGCGCGCAATCGTCCAGATCATGAAGATCCCCATCTGCTCGAAATTGTCGATCCAATTCCTGCCGGCATCAGCAGCCTCGCCTCCTAGCGCACGTCGTAGCGGGCAAGAGCGGTATAGGTCAGGATCGCCGCAAGCAGGAACCACAGGAGCAGTATGGCGAGGTCGCTTCCCTGCATGCTGCTGCCGGCCGCTACCCGGGGCAGCCTGAACTCGGGAAGCTGGGCGGTGCTGATGGGGCCGTTCATCCCCATCGAGACGCTGCCGTTAGGGTAGACATCGCGATAGAACCTGCTGAAGAGCTCCTGGTGCAGGGTCACACGATAGCGGTCTGCTTCCGCCACGAACTGATCCTCCGCCCGGATGCCGGTGCCGGCCATCTCGGTGGTAAAACTGGCGAATGCGCCTGCCGGCGACAGCCGCGCCAGCCAGAGACCCAGGCGTCGTTGTTCCGCTTTGCGGCGGCGATAATCTTCTTCGATGCCCTGGATGGTTCTTGTTGTGCGCTCCTCATAGGGAGCGGCAATCTGATCGCGTTCCTTCTGCCAATTCGGCCCGGCAACCCTTTTCCCGTCCTTGTCCACGACCGACGACTTTTCCGCCGCTTCCTGCAGCGCGCGCCCTTTTTCCAGCTCGAGGCTGTTCTCCGCGCTCACCTTCTGCGAGGCGGTCCTGGGCAGCACCATGACGGCGGCGAGCCAGAAGGCCAGCGACAACACGAGCGCCGCATAGGTCGAGGCCACGATCGAGGAGACCAGCAAGCCCAGGACGAAAAAT is part of the Terriglobia bacterium genome and encodes:
- a CDS encoding ABC transporter permease subunit, producing MIWVIALKEIRENILSLRFMLLLLLAVIFIPSSLYTNYRAYLTRLNDQQQIVKNNNDYLRKLRATQIFTTPNFTVDVYWPPSPASVFSAGFEETHPRHLVVGKSSVEYGAPLDVQSSSVLFGSMDYLFVVQFIFSLFAVLLSFDAITREKENGTLRTILANPLGRAALATGKLLGGYLTLAIPLILAFLVGVAVLAVAGLDVFGADFIARTGLILASSLLFIAVFFVLGLLVSSIVASTYAALVLSLAFWLAAVMVLPRTASQKVSAENSLELEKGRALQEAAEKSSVVDKDGKRVAGPNWQKERDQIAAPYEERTTRTIQGIEEDYRRRKAEQRRLGLWLARLSPAGAFASFTTEMAGTGIRAEDQFVAEADRYRVTLHQELFSRFYRDVYPNGSVSMGMNGPISTAQLPEFRLPRVAAGSSMQGSDLAILLLWFLLAAILTYTALARYDVR